A window of Thalassophryne amazonica chromosome 21, fThaAma1.1, whole genome shotgun sequence contains these coding sequences:
- the LOC117503498 gene encoding protein RD3-like yields the protein MASWFSWNEPYSRRPRRDPADVVTDTLMLEFSWQLKDAERQQRERENEYRRLKTGVDYSWLASTPRSSFNISTGERLGLEELCSKVPPSCCGLVLLKFREVMQANEPDVQEVSCLFRSVLLEALYHMKEEQEAQRLARQWNNKRAMSLSLMNFRSRIKINPFGSTVGLTSAAAEGGGLSDLKTVSEDVERGMEREMAQRMWNMPDFRYKGTNSSKIV from the exons ATGGCCTCCTGGTTCAGTTGGAACGAGCCTTATTCCCGGCGCCCCCGTCGGGATCCGGCTGATGTAGTCACAGACACCCTGATGCTGGAGTTCAGCTGGCAGCTGAAGGACGCAGAGAGgcagcagagagagagggagaatgaGTACCGGCGTCTCAAGACAGGAGTGGACTACAGCTGGCTGGCCAGCACTcctcgctcctccttcaacatcAGCACTGGGGAGCGGCTGGGCCTGGAGGAGCTCTGTTCCAAAGTGCCACCATCCTGCTGCGGCCTGGTCTTACTGAA GTTCAGGGAGGTCATGCAGGCCAACGAGCCTGACGTGCAGGAGGTGTCTTGTCTGTTCCGCTCAGTTCTCCTGGAGGCTCTGTATCACATGAAGGAGGAGCAGGAGGCACAGCGGCTCGCTCGCCAATGGAACAACAAACGCGCTATGAGTTTATCTCTCATGAACTTCAGGTCCCGGATCAAGATCAACCCTTTTGGAAGCACAGTGGGCCTGACCTCAGCTGCGGCTGAAGGGGGGGGGTTAAGCGACCTCAAAACAGTGTCGGAGGATGTGGAAAGAGGGATGGAGAGGGAGATGGCACAGAGGATGTGGAACATGCCGGACTTCAGATACAAAGGAACAAACAGCAGTAAGATCGTCTGA